A section of the Oryza sativa Japonica Group chromosome 1, ASM3414082v1 genome encodes:
- the LOC4325836 gene encoding uncharacterized protein: MAKATSTNNAFLSVFNLDMEYVKIHIAKSRITRVVQLGRWKRSRKHHIELVGDNDLLKKVLACKNLRYLSLRGISLIESIPEAIGTLAELLVLDLRACHNLEKLPGSIGSLLKLEYLDLSECFLLEEMPKEIGELSKLQVLKGFLVGSSRKKSSPCRLADLATKAQNLRKLNITTGRQSLVCDEDELCQLAKCQHLESLTITWIGEASTEPYLPLPSSLTKLDLRRAPTASLLNIIHPSTSVSLKRLYIRGGKLRTLGQDGGWNVETLRARCLNDLECEWSELHGLFRELRFVEMWRCARLSFWPCDGRGVWDKGSPSLARRSIGVCYGVKGNNLPPWHEVVQLYASNNIPAMRIFYPHHDVLEALRGTGIGISLDVEGQFLPSFASEPSVAAAWVKTNVQAFYPAVSFKFITVGNQVALREMRYILPAMQNIYAALSAVGLDHIKVSTSVRRDVLGLSYPPSAGAFSSAMEQYMAPIVQFLAKIGAPLLASVFPYFTYVHNQEGIDIDYALFTSPGTVVQDGEHSYQNLFDAIVDALYSAMEKVGGSTVRIVVSDSGWPSAGAPAATKDNARAYVQNLINHVSKGTPKRPVPIETYIFAMFNENEKTGDEIERNFGLFEPDKSPVYPITFS, from the exons ATGGCAAAGGCAACGTCGACGAATAATGCCTTCCTGTCAGTATTCAATCTCGACATGGAGTACGTGAAGATTCATATCGCAAAATCGAGAATCACCAGAGTCGTGCAGCTTGGGCGGTGGAAGAGGTCAAGGAAGCACCACATCGAGCTGGTGGGAGACAACGACCTACTCAAAAAAGTTTTGGCGTGCAAGAACCTGAGGTACCTCAGCCTCAGGGGCATCTCCCTCATCGAGTCCATACCCGAGGCCATCGGCACGCTTGCCGAACTCCTCGTGCTCGACCTCAGGGCGTGCCACAACTTGGAGAAGTTACCGGGGTCTATCGGCTCGTTGCTGAAGCTAGAGTACCTGGACTTGTCCGAATGCTTCTTACTTGAAGAAATGCCCAAAGAGATCGGCGAGCTGTCCAAGCTGCAGGTCCTCAAGGGTTTTCTCGTTGGCAGTTCAAGAAAGAAGAGCAGCCCATGCCGTCTCGCCGACCTGGCCACAAAGGCGCAGAATCTACGGAAGCTAAACATTACCACTGGACGGCAATCTTTGGTGTGTGATGAAGATGAGCTCTGCCAATTGGCGAAATGCCAGCATCTTGAGTCCTTGACAATAACTTGGATAGGAGAGGCATCTACCGAGCCATATCTTCCTCTTCCTTCCAGCCTCACAAAGCTTGATCTCCGGCGTGCCCCTACCGCAAGCCTTCTTAATATCATTCATCCATCGACGTCGGTGAGCCTGAAACGGCTGTATATTAGGGGAGGGAAGCTCCGTACACTGGGGCAAGACGGCGGCTGGAACGTTGAGACACTGCGTGCTAGATGTCTCAATGATTTGGAGTGTGAGTGGAGTGAGCTCCATGGTTTGTTCCGAGAACTCCGTTTTGTGGAGATGTGGAGGTGTGCCCGCCTTAGTTTCTGGCCTTGCGATGGGCGGGGCGTATGGGACAAAGGATCTCCTTCTCTGG CTCGCCGATCCATTGGAGTCTGCTACGGAGTGAAAGGCAACAATCTGCCACCATGGCATGAAGTCGTTCAGCTATATGCCTCGAACAACATTCCTGCCATGAGGATATTCTATCCTCACCACGATGTTCTTGAGGCTCTGAGAGGCACAGGCATCGGTATCAGCCTCGACGTTGAGGGCCAATTCCTCCCATCCTTCGCCTCTGAACCCTCCGTTGCGGCTGCCTGGGTGAAGACCAATGTGCAAGCCTTTTACCCTGCAGTCTCATTCAAGTTCATCACAGTCGGCAACCAGGTTGCCCTGAGAGAGATGAGATACATCCTCCCAGCGATGCAGAATATCTATGCAGCGTTGTCAGCAGTAGGGCTGGATCACATCAAGGTGTCAACGTCGGTGAGAAGGGACGTGCTGGGTTTGTCCTATCCTCCCTCTGCTGGTGCTTTCTCCTCAGCGATGGAACAGTACATGGCACCTATTGTGCAGTTCTTGGCCAAGATTGGGGCTCCACTTCTGGCCAGTGTGTTCCCTTACTTTACTTACGTGCACAATCAGGAAGGCATTGATATCGATTACGCCCTTTTCACCTCCCCGGGAACTGTGGTGCAGGACGGTGAACATAGCTATCAGAACCTCTTCGATGCCATTGTGGATGCTCTGTATTCGGCgatggagaaggtgggtggctcAACCGTCAGAATAGTTGTCTCAGATAGCGGCTGGCCATCGGCTGGGGCTCCTGCAGCGACCAAAGATAATGCTAGGGCCTACGTCCAGAACCTGATTAACCATGTGAGCAAAGGGACACCCAAGAGGCCCGTACCTATAGAGACATACATTTTTGCCATGTTCAATGAGAACGAGAAAACCGGTGACGAGATAGAGAGGAACTTTGGGCTCTTTGAACCTGACAAGAGCCCTGTGTACCCAATCACCTTCTCTTAA